From one Magnetofaba australis IT-1 genomic stretch:
- a CDS encoding radical SAM protein, with amino-acid sequence MLDYHPPLYRPPSEGQNLIIQATIGCSFNRCRFCSMYRSKSFRPRPWPELKAHMDAAIADWPDATRVFLADGDALTLPTDELLRILDYLQTHLPGLTRVSSYALPANLRKKSVTELERLSAARLTLLYYGIETGAPALLKRITKGATPDGMVDGLNKAAQAGMKVSATVVLGLGGANHWQEHIDGTVELLQRAPLSYLSTLQLYLEESVRDDFLAAFDPPFIAQDDIAILREQHRLIDALTDPPQRLIFRSNHASNALALAGNLPRDRDKLLAQIDAALSGDAPLRPAYLRGL; translated from the coding sequence GTGCTCGACTATCATCCCCCACTCTATCGCCCGCCATCCGAAGGCCAGAATCTCATCATTCAGGCCACCATCGGCTGTAGTTTCAATCGCTGCCGCTTCTGCAGCATGTATCGCAGCAAGTCGTTCCGCCCCCGCCCCTGGCCGGAGCTCAAAGCGCATATGGACGCCGCCATCGCCGACTGGCCCGACGCCACCCGCGTGTTCCTGGCCGATGGCGACGCCTTGACCCTGCCCACCGACGAGTTGCTGCGGATTCTGGATTATCTGCAAACGCATCTGCCGGGGCTCACCCGCGTCTCCAGCTACGCCCTACCCGCCAATCTGCGCAAAAAATCCGTGACTGAATTGGAGCGGCTCAGCGCCGCGCGCCTCACCCTGCTTTACTACGGAATCGAAACCGGCGCCCCCGCCCTACTCAAGCGCATCACCAAGGGCGCCACGCCAGATGGGATGGTCGATGGTCTGAACAAAGCGGCGCAAGCAGGAATGAAAGTTTCAGCCACGGTGGTGCTGGGATTGGGCGGCGCCAATCACTGGCAAGAGCATATCGACGGCACAGTGGAACTGCTCCAGCGGGCGCCGTTGAGCTATCTCTCCACCCTACAGCTCTATCTGGAGGAGTCGGTGCGTGACGACTTCCTCGCCGCCTTCGACCCGCCCTTCATCGCTCAGGACGACATCGCCATTCTGCGCGAACAGCATCGCCTCATTGACGCTCTGACCGATCCGCCCCAGCGGCTCATCTTCCGCTCCAATCACGCCTCCAACGCCCTGGCGCTGGCGGGCAATCTTCCGCGGGATCGCGACAAGCTGTTGGCGCAGATCGACGCCGCGCTCTCTGGAGATGCGCCTTTACGACCAGCCTATTTGCGGGGATTGTGA
- a CDS encoding DegT/DnrJ/EryC1/StrS family aminotransferase, with protein MSGQNIPLVDLKAQFAQVGEQARAAMDAVLQRGDFVLGQAVREFEAAFADFCGAQHAVGCGNGTDALYLAFAALGLGAGDRVIVPAMTFAATALAVRQTGADVTLVDIDPATGLLDPSKLEAAITPAVKAIAPVHLYGQCADMEAILKIAAAHNLPVVEDAAQAHGATLGDRRAGSMGTLACFSFYPGKNLGAYGDGGMVTTNDAALAERLEQLRNLGSPQKYKHELNGCNSRLDTVQAAVLGVKLPHLDAWNAARREHAAWYDGQLAGLKGATPLTHNAGSVYHLYVTQVDNRDAVLKLLNEAGIGAGIHYPFAIHELGTFADLGYKAGDFPYAEALARHGVSLPIYAELTEAQRRRVITVLAEALESV; from the coding sequence ATGAGCGGTCAGAACATCCCCCTGGTTGATCTCAAAGCCCAGTTCGCCCAAGTGGGCGAACAAGCCCGCGCCGCCATGGACGCCGTGCTGCAACGCGGCGACTTCGTGCTGGGACAAGCGGTGCGGGAGTTCGAAGCCGCCTTCGCCGACTTCTGCGGCGCCCAACACGCCGTGGGCTGCGGCAACGGCACCGACGCCCTCTATCTGGCCTTCGCCGCCCTGGGGCTGGGCGCAGGGGATCGGGTGATCGTCCCGGCCATGACCTTCGCCGCCACCGCCCTGGCGGTGCGCCAGACCGGCGCCGACGTCACTCTGGTGGATATCGACCCCGCCACCGGCCTGCTTGACCCCAGCAAGCTGGAAGCGGCCATCACCCCCGCCGTCAAAGCCATCGCGCCGGTGCATCTGTATGGCCAGTGCGCCGATATGGAGGCGATTCTCAAAATCGCCGCTGCGCACAATCTGCCCGTGGTGGAGGACGCCGCCCAGGCCCACGGCGCCACGTTGGGCGATCGTCGCGCTGGCAGCATGGGGACGCTGGCCTGCTTTAGCTTCTACCCGGGCAAGAACCTGGGCGCTTACGGCGATGGCGGCATGGTCACCACCAATGATGCCGCCCTTGCCGAACGATTGGAGCAGCTGCGCAATCTGGGCTCGCCACAGAAGTACAAGCATGAACTCAACGGCTGTAATAGCCGTCTGGACACCGTGCAAGCCGCTGTGCTGGGCGTGAAGTTGCCGCATCTGGATGCCTGGAACGCCGCCCGCCGCGAACATGCCGCCTGGTATGACGGGCAACTGGCGGGGCTGAAAGGGGCGACGCCGCTGACCCACAATGCAGGCTCGGTCTATCATCTCTATGTGACCCAGGTGGACAACCGCGACGCGGTGCTCAAACTCCTCAATGAGGCGGGCATTGGCGCGGGGATTCACTACCCGTTTGCTATCCATGAGTTGGGGACGTTTGCGGATCTGGGCTATAAAGCGGGGGACTTCCCCTATGCCGAAGCGCTGGCGCGACACGGTGTGAGTCTCCCCATCTATGCGGAGTTGACCGAGGCGCAGCGGCGTCGGGTGATCACGGTTCTGGCGGAAGCGCTGGAGTCCGTTTGA
- a CDS encoding acyltransferase, which produces MSDEFTTVSKEEGTIRLNNVRVGPDVAYFSFVNLYGCTIGAGSKIGAFVEIQKNAVVGKRCKISSHSFLCEGVTLGDDVFVGHGVMFTNDRYPRASSPTGQPLQDGEWKLETIEVGDGAGIGSNVTILPGVKIGKGALVGAGAVVTRDVPDGAVVQGVPARVVADKAPDLP; this is translated from the coding sequence ATGAGCGACGAATTCACCACGGTGAGCAAAGAGGAAGGCACAATTCGATTGAACAACGTGCGGGTGGGGCCGGACGTGGCCTACTTCAGTTTTGTGAACCTGTATGGCTGCACCATCGGCGCAGGCAGCAAGATCGGCGCGTTTGTAGAGATTCAGAAGAACGCAGTGGTGGGCAAACGCTGCAAAATCTCCTCGCATTCGTTCCTGTGCGAGGGGGTGACGCTGGGCGATGACGTCTTTGTCGGCCATGGGGTGATGTTCACCAACGACCGTTATCCCCGCGCCAGCTCCCCCACCGGCCAGCCGTTGCAGGATGGCGAGTGGAAGCTGGAGACCATCGAGGTGGGCGACGGCGCCGGCATCGGCTCCAACGTCACCATTCTGCCGGGGGTCAAGATCGGCAAAGGCGCCCTGGTGGGCGCAGGCGCGGTGGTCACCCGCGACGTGCCCGATGGCGCGGTGGTGCAAGGCGTGCCCGCCCGCGTGGTGGCCGACAAGGCGCCGGACCTGCCATAA
- a CDS encoding nucleotide sugar dehydrogenase: MKIVVVGGGKMGLPLGCAFAMRGAEVTICDINPQIVADINTGRSPHDEPGLPEAVASLHAAGRLSASQNTTEATREAEAVVILVSALLTSDRDIDFGNLDAATEAVAAGLQPGTLVCYETTVPVGACRTRFANRLAIGSGLKCGAEDGFHLAFSPERVKSRLVFEKLLTTPKIVGGWNSEAATRAARFYGAWLGAQTTNVETLEAAEFVKLSGMIYRDANIAIANELAAYAEDHGLDFNLIREAANTDNETFLLLHGIGVGGHCTPVYPYFLIRASERAGKPQRFAALAREINEAQPRRQCERLAAAIGGLEGKKAHILGLAFRPQIAESSHSSAFAIHDALVSLGAGVTLDDPCFSDREIKAYGFEAASMAEAKPDVVILNTAHPEFLNPDFAQWREDGVSAVLDGRNVWSRAEALKAGLHWVAVGEPTGSPKR; encoded by the coding sequence ATGAAGATCGTCGTCGTTGGCGGCGGCAAAATGGGTCTGCCGCTGGGCTGCGCCTTCGCCATGCGTGGCGCGGAGGTGACCATCTGCGACATCAACCCCCAGATCGTCGCCGACATCAACACCGGGCGCTCGCCTCACGATGAACCAGGATTGCCCGAGGCGGTGGCGTCACTCCACGCCGCTGGACGCCTTTCAGCCAGTCAGAACACCACCGAAGCGACCCGCGAGGCCGAAGCGGTGGTGATTCTGGTCTCGGCGCTGTTGACCTCTGATCGCGACATCGACTTCGGCAATCTGGACGCCGCCACCGAGGCCGTCGCCGCCGGGCTGCAACCGGGAACCCTGGTCTGCTATGAGACCACCGTGCCGGTGGGCGCCTGCCGCACCCGTTTCGCCAACCGCCTGGCCATCGGCAGCGGTCTGAAATGCGGCGCTGAAGACGGCTTCCATCTGGCCTTCAGCCCGGAGCGGGTCAAATCGCGTCTGGTGTTTGAAAAGCTGCTCACCACGCCCAAAATTGTCGGCGGCTGGAACAGCGAAGCCGCCACCCGCGCCGCGCGCTTCTACGGCGCCTGGCTGGGGGCGCAGACCACCAATGTGGAGACGCTGGAGGCCGCTGAATTCGTCAAACTCAGCGGCATGATCTATCGCGACGCCAACATCGCCATCGCCAACGAGTTGGCCGCCTACGCTGAGGACCACGGGCTCGACTTCAACCTGATTCGCGAAGCCGCCAACACCGATAACGAAACCTTCCTGCTCCTGCACGGCATCGGCGTGGGCGGGCACTGCACCCCGGTCTACCCCTACTTCCTGATTCGCGCCTCTGAGCGCGCGGGCAAGCCGCAGCGCTTCGCCGCCCTGGCGCGGGAGATCAACGAGGCGCAGCCGCGTCGTCAATGCGAGCGGCTCGCCGCCGCCATTGGCGGACTTGAGGGCAAAAAGGCGCACATTCTGGGTCTGGCGTTTCGTCCGCAAATCGCCGAGAGCAGCCACAGCAGCGCGTTTGCCATCCACGATGCGTTGGTTTCGCTGGGCGCGGGCGTGACGTTGGATGACCCCTGCTTCTCCGACCGCGAGATCAAGGCTTATGGCTTTGAAGCCGCCTCCATGGCCGAGGCGAAGCCGGATGTGGTGATTCTCAACACCGCTCACCCGGAGTTTCTCAATCCGGATTTTGCCCAATGGCGCGAGGATGGCGTCTCCGCCGTGCTGGATGGACGCAACGTTTGGAGCCGCGCCGAGGCGCTCAAGGCTGGATTGCATTGGGTGGCGGTGGGCGAGCCGACGGGATCGCCGAAGAGGTAG
- a CDS encoding SapC family protein — MPTPWPSPPGYGELCPLDRVLHRLLGVGKGFRFAAPLNVISLSLPEFPAACRDYPVVFARSGDGKRLVSVAVTGLSGGENLFVDSDGVWREGCYIPAYARCYPFTLVEVTRAGEAENLVCVDEDGLDPHGERMFDNDGDPTPSWERMHRFLEESRAASRRTLAFLQALDERNIIAPFELRAAHGQGGEEQVIRGLYRVDEKRLAGLPEALLKSWVANGWLKRIHAHMISLDNFAQLARLRAARAESETEPANRRAPRARRMTPR; from the coding sequence ATGCCCACTCCTTGGCCTTCACCACCCGGATATGGCGAATTGTGTCCTCTGGACAGAGTTCTGCACAGGCTGCTGGGAGTGGGCAAAGGGTTTCGCTTTGCCGCCCCACTCAATGTGATCAGTTTGAGCCTGCCGGAGTTTCCCGCCGCCTGCCGCGACTACCCGGTAGTGTTCGCTCGTAGCGGTGACGGCAAGCGCTTGGTTTCCGTCGCGGTGACGGGGCTCAGTGGGGGCGAAAATCTGTTTGTCGACTCTGATGGCGTATGGCGGGAAGGGTGCTATATCCCCGCCTATGCGCGCTGCTATCCGTTCACTCTGGTGGAGGTGACGCGGGCCGGGGAGGCGGAAAACCTGGTCTGTGTGGACGAGGATGGGCTGGATCCCCACGGCGAACGGATGTTCGATAATGATGGTGATCCCACTCCCAGTTGGGAGCGGATGCATCGTTTTCTGGAGGAGTCGCGCGCCGCCTCGCGCCGCACGCTGGCGTTTCTCCAGGCTTTGGACGAACGTAATATCATCGCGCCGTTCGAACTGCGCGCTGCCCACGGCCAGGGCGGTGAGGAGCAGGTGATTCGTGGTCTGTACCGGGTGGATGAGAAACGCTTGGCGGGGCTGCCAGAGGCGCTGCTGAAAAGCTGGGTGGCCAATGGTTGGCTCAAGCGCATCCATGCGCACATGATCTCGCTGGACAATTTTGCGCAGTTGGCGCGGCTGCGCGCGGCGCGGGCGGAATCAGAAACCGAACCGGCTAATCGGCGCGCGCCACGGGCGCGGCGCATGACGCCACGCTGA
- the zapE gene encoding cell division protein ZapE encodes MNMPILPASLTPYQRYHQALRGGSLHVDEAQLNALDALDHLSAALNIPAEKVIRRGLTVWKPLSGALAPRGLYLFGPVGRGKSMLMQMLFDSVQFREKRRVHFHPFMEELHGRMHDLKPPKGVDRVRFMASQIAEEARLLCFDEFYVTNIGDAILLGRLVESLMACGVTLCATSNWAPMDLFQGGVNRKQFLPFIRLIERELVPVDLDSGADWRRAHHEPTARAEGDPEQLFTLITGHAAAPANVTLRKMGTSALGAVDGVFWYDLHDICARAIGRAEYLSLCEQSRAVIVSGVTRIAADAADLAIRFITLVDLLYEHRIPTRIFSDIDLESVCPEGAAAFAFERSVSRLHELSRLPLPEAG; translated from the coding sequence ATGAACATGCCCATTCTTCCCGCTTCGCTCACGCCCTACCAGCGCTATCACCAAGCGTTGCGTGGCGGCTCATTGCACGTTGACGAGGCGCAGCTCAACGCTCTGGACGCACTGGATCATCTGTCGGCGGCGCTCAACATCCCAGCGGAGAAGGTGATTCGTCGCGGCCTGACGGTATGGAAACCCCTCAGCGGCGCTCTGGCCCCGCGCGGTCTCTACCTGTTCGGCCCGGTGGGGCGCGGCAAGTCCATGCTGATGCAGATGCTGTTCGACAGCGTGCAATTCCGCGAAAAGCGCCGGGTGCACTTTCACCCCTTTATGGAGGAGTTGCATGGGCGCATGCACGACCTGAAACCGCCCAAGGGGGTGGACCGGGTGCGCTTCATGGCCTCGCAGATCGCCGAGGAGGCCCGCCTACTCTGCTTTGATGAGTTCTATGTCACCAATATCGGCGACGCCATTCTGCTGGGACGTTTGGTGGAGTCGTTGATGGCGTGCGGCGTGACGCTATGCGCCACCAGCAACTGGGCGCCCATGGATCTGTTTCAGGGCGGGGTCAATCGCAAGCAGTTTCTTCCCTTCATCCGCTTGATCGAACGCGAGCTGGTTCCGGTGGATCTGGACAGCGGCGCCGACTGGCGGCGCGCCCACCATGAACCCACAGCCCGCGCCGAAGGCGACCCGGAACAGCTCTTCACGCTCATCACCGGCCATGCGGCCGCTCCGGCCAACGTCACCTTGCGCAAGATGGGAACCTCCGCCCTTGGCGCCGTCGATGGCGTGTTCTGGTACGATCTGCACGACATCTGCGCCCGCGCTATTGGCCGCGCCGAGTACCTCTCTCTGTGTGAGCAGAGCCGCGCGGTGATCGTCAGCGGCGTCACCCGCATCGCCGCCGACGCGGCTGATCTGGCCATTCGCTTCATCACCCTGGTGGATCTGCTGTATGAGCATCGCATCCCCACGCGGATCTTCAGCGACATCGACCTGGAGAGCGTCTGCCCCGAGGGTGCGGCGGCGTTTGCCTTTGAGCGCAGCGTCTCGCGTCTGCATGAGCTGTCGCGTCTACCGTTGCCGGAGGCGGGGTGA
- a CDS encoding NAD-dependent epimerase/dehydratase family protein, with amino-acid sequence MSKPTLVITGGAGFIGSHLAQRMRDRYKLVLFDNLRRDSLQYVPELRDDPDISFIQGDILDRDAMFQAIDGAEAVVHMAAIAGVSAYHDYPLKTLHTNIEGGFNLLDAVRAAGTVKRLIAFSSSEVYGPKAENVNESMPMVSGPPSESRWVYSVSKLALEHAVISFAKECPEVSCSNIRPFNVYGPRQTGEGAISNFCRKLLAGEPLQIYGDGSEVRAWCFVDDLLDAMEEMWECPEASGKSFNIGYPETACTTNELAETLIRVAGRGELKHIPREHTPLPLRKPDITLARTTFGFDPKVGLEEGLKRTLQWFEETGA; translated from the coding sequence ATGAGCAAACCCACTTTGGTGATCACCGGCGGCGCCGGTTTTATCGGCTCCCATCTGGCCCAGCGCATGCGCGACCGCTACAAGCTGGTGCTGTTCGACAATCTGCGCCGCGACTCGCTGCAGTATGTCCCCGAACTGCGCGATGACCCCGACATCAGCTTCATCCAGGGCGATATCCTCGACCGCGACGCCATGTTCCAAGCCATCGACGGCGCAGAGGCGGTAGTGCACATGGCCGCCATCGCCGGGGTCAGCGCTTATCACGACTATCCGCTCAAAACGCTGCACACCAATATCGAAGGCGGCTTCAACCTGCTTGACGCGGTGCGCGCGGCGGGCACGGTCAAACGGCTGATCGCCTTCTCCAGCAGCGAGGTCTATGGTCCCAAAGCGGAGAACGTCAACGAGTCCATGCCCATGGTCTCCGGCCCGCCGTCGGAGTCGCGCTGGGTCTATTCGGTGAGCAAATTGGCGCTGGAGCATGCGGTAATCAGCTTCGCCAAGGAGTGCCCCGAAGTCTCCTGCAGCAACATCCGCCCCTTCAACGTCTACGGGCCCCGCCAGACCGGCGAAGGCGCCATCAGCAACTTCTGTCGCAAACTCCTGGCGGGCGAGCCATTGCAGATCTACGGCGATGGCTCTGAAGTGCGCGCCTGGTGCTTCGTGGACGACCTGCTCGACGCCATGGAGGAGATGTGGGAGTGCCCCGAAGCTTCGGGCAAATCCTTCAATATCGGCTACCCCGAGACCGCCTGCACCACCAACGAACTGGCCGAAACACTGATTCGCGTGGCCGGGCGCGGCGAATTGAAACACATCCCCCGCGAGCACACCCCCCTGCCCCTGCGCAAGCCCGACATCACCCTGGCGCGCACCACCTTCGGCTTTGACCCCAAGGTCGGTTTGGAAGAGGGACTCAAACGCACTCTGCAATGGTTTGAGGAGACCGGTGCATGA
- a CDS encoding antirestriction protein ArdA: protein MYDAEVIQAQPLDSEEAAFFFHSIEEWNSKRTELEAEEYEMSYVSGPHEELFDALFIDHETIQLWYEKVRELKQIQRAALYYLYVFRAIPLAKSLEELEQLAILGGAAGDVAEEMLEESGVIERIPDEVRDYIDWERLASDWSIAGKLISFAYEGVNWVVVK from the coding sequence ATGTACGACGCCGAAGTGATCCAGGCTCAGCCACTCGACAGCGAAGAGGCGGCGTTCTTTTTCCACAGCATTGAGGAGTGGAATAGCAAACGGACGGAGCTGGAGGCTGAAGAGTATGAGATGAGCTACGTCTCCGGCCCCCACGAGGAGCTGTTCGACGCACTGTTCATCGACCATGAGACGATTCAGCTGTGGTATGAGAAGGTCCGGGAACTCAAGCAGATTCAGCGCGCGGCGCTCTATTATCTCTATGTTTTTCGAGCAATCCCATTAGCCAAGAGCTTGGAGGAGCTGGAGCAGCTCGCCATCCTAGGCGGCGCGGCGGGCGATGTGGCCGAGGAGATGTTGGAGGAGAGCGGCGTCATCGAGCGCATTCCCGATGAGGTGCGCGACTACATCGACTGGGAGCGTCTGGCCAGCGATTGGAGCATTGCTGGCAAGCTGATCTCCTTTGCCTACGAAGGCGTCAACTGGGTGGTTGTGAAATAG
- a CDS encoding methyl-accepting chemotaxis protein: MSISLHSLTIKWKLLLSFGVMAAVMFVFGLSQLILFSSLSDERDDLYAQTYAAGLISQSTHKLMELRSLLGASISGAAPQELLERAQSLSQALKGQGHILRNQITDTARRAQIQRFLERHEEASNQLIAVIEILSANPAAASEESTRQQVASAITAFEEAAAPLHALRASAHQAQQDALTDMADSVSGSQIFSFLALLLCLGLATILALLIVRGILKLFGADPDQLATLAKAFSEGDLTVFGRDGRVTTGIDQALNKMAANISQVLGHIAQMAEMMGGVAAELAETSHDLSVQAQELASQSEISATSTASLSEAMTAIDEAAEVAATNMDAISQSANGASENMNNIAAASAEATTNLTTVAEFSDHASHSMKRVHTSASNSSNNIKDVATAVVQMARSVEGVRSQCENASADSRSANQFAQENSRMVGKLGAAAEEIGKAVELINEIADQTNMLALNASIEAAGAGDAGKGFAVVANEVKELAAQTAEATRMIGGQVEDIQDGAKGVSTSIAQVTEIIANIDLANTEIAQAVDEQNFTITEINSSMEYASLETKQLSESVDQASQGVSDVTECMRDVSDGIVQVTDNVRAASSVISDMAHNVTGALEGARNISHNVATAADASKSLVDSTARINDVAESVNGLSSKVDELSQTVAAAMEEVNFIISMFEMDDGIHED; encoded by the coding sequence TTGTCCATCAGTTTGCACAGCCTGACCATCAAATGGAAATTGCTGCTGTCGTTTGGCGTGATGGCGGCGGTTATGTTCGTGTTTGGTTTGAGTCAGCTGATTCTGTTCTCCTCGCTCTCCGACGAACGCGATGATCTGTATGCTCAGACCTATGCGGCCGGGCTAATATCCCAGAGCACGCATAAATTGATGGAGCTGCGCAGCCTGCTGGGCGCATCAATCTCCGGCGCCGCGCCGCAGGAGTTGCTCGAGCGCGCGCAGAGTTTGAGTCAAGCGCTCAAAGGGCAAGGCCACATCCTGCGCAACCAGATCACAGATACAGCCAGACGCGCGCAGATCCAGCGCTTTCTGGAGCGCCATGAGGAGGCTTCCAACCAACTCATCGCCGTCATCGAAATCCTCAGCGCCAACCCGGCTGCAGCAAGCGAAGAGTCCACGCGCCAGCAGGTGGCGTCGGCCATCACCGCCTTTGAGGAGGCTGCAGCGCCACTGCACGCCCTGCGCGCATCCGCGCACCAGGCGCAGCAGGACGCCCTGACCGACATGGCCGACTCGGTCTCCGGCAGCCAGATCTTCTCATTCCTGGCGCTCCTGCTCTGCCTTGGCCTGGCCACCATTCTGGCGCTGCTGATTGTGCGCGGCATTCTCAAACTGTTCGGCGCCGACCCCGATCAATTGGCGACCCTGGCCAAAGCGTTCTCCGAGGGCGACCTGACCGTGTTTGGCCGCGATGGCCGCGTCACCACCGGCATCGATCAAGCGTTGAACAAGATGGCCGCCAACATCTCCCAGGTGCTGGGGCACATCGCACAGATGGCGGAGATGATGGGCGGCGTCGCCGCCGAATTGGCGGAAACCTCCCATGATCTGAGCGTGCAGGCGCAGGAGCTGGCCAGCCAGTCGGAGATCTCCGCCACCTCCACCGCTTCGCTCTCCGAGGCCATGACCGCCATTGATGAGGCGGCGGAAGTGGCGGCGACCAATATGGACGCCATTTCACAATCGGCTAACGGCGCCAGTGAGAACATGAACAACATCGCCGCCGCCTCCGCTGAAGCCACCACCAACCTCACCACGGTGGCGGAGTTCTCCGATCACGCCAGTCACAGCATGAAGCGGGTGCACACCTCGGCGTCCAACTCCAGCAACAACATCAAGGATGTCGCCACCGCCGTGGTGCAGATGGCGCGTTCCGTGGAGGGGGTGCGCAGTCAGTGCGAAAACGCCAGCGCCGATTCGCGTTCGGCCAACCAGTTCGCCCAAGAAAACAGTCGCATGGTGGGCAAACTGGGCGCCGCCGCCGAAGAGATCGGCAAAGCCGTCGAACTGATTAACGAAATTGCTGACCAGACCAACATGCTGGCGCTCAACGCCTCCATCGAAGCCGCTGGCGCCGGCGATGCCGGCAAAGGGTTCGCCGTGGTGGCCAATGAGGTCAAGGAGTTGGCGGCGCAAACGGCGGAAGCCACCCGCATGATCGGTGGGCAGGTGGAAGATATTCAAGACGGCGCCAAGGGGGTCTCCACCTCCATTGCGCAGGTCACCGAGATCATCGCCAATATCGACTTGGCCAACACGGAGATCGCGCAGGCGGTGGATGAGCAGAACTTCACCATCACCGAGATCAACAGCTCCATGGAGTACGCCTCGCTGGAGACCAAGCAACTCTCCGAGAGCGTGGATCAAGCCTCCCAAGGCGTCTCTGACGTCACCGAGTGCATGCGCGACGTCTCCGACGGCATCGTGCAGGTAACCGACAACGTGCGCGCCGCCTCCAGCGTCATCAGCGACATGGCCCACAACGTCACCGGCGCCCTGGAGGGCGCGCGCAACATCTCCCACAACGTCGCCACCGCAGCGGACGCCTCCAAGAGCCTGGTCGACTCCACCGCGCGCATCAACGATGTGGCCGAATCGGTCAACGGTTTGAGCTCCAAGGTGGACGAACTTTCGCAGACGGTGGCCGCCGCCATGGAGGAGGTCAACTTCATCATCAGCATGTTTGAAATGGACGACGGCATCCACGAGGATTGA
- a CDS encoding Gfo/Idh/MocA family protein: MDKIRIALIGYGYWGPNLLRNALGQPRFDVRCVAERDAARRDKLAAAYPDIALESDGLTAIARDDVDAVIIASPADTHFMLAKAALEQGKHVLAEKPMTTTVADGEALAELAEARGCVLMTDHTFLFTPSVRMIKSLYDDGKLGRLSYVDSTRINLGLFNMEANVLWDLAVHDLAILDFILNEEPVHMTVSSHAHLTEESPDLVHLTTYYPSGTMAHFNLSWLSPVKLRRMVFGGDEQMLIWDDLNNDEKIKIYNSGIKLREESQRHVATAEYRIGDISVPRVPTGEALAGVAAHFAAVIDGREESIMDGRRAVRIIRILERAQALLDENRRQIAAAKQ; this comes from the coding sequence ATGGACAAGATTCGCATCGCCCTGATCGGGTATGGCTACTGGGGCCCCAATCTGCTGCGCAACGCGCTGGGTCAACCGCGCTTCGATGTGCGCTGCGTGGCTGAACGCGACGCCGCCCGCCGCGACAAACTTGCCGCCGCCTACCCCGATATCGCTCTGGAGTCCGACGGTCTGACCGCCATCGCGCGGGATGACGTCGACGCGGTGATCATCGCCTCCCCCGCCGACACCCATTTCATGCTGGCCAAAGCCGCCCTGGAGCAGGGTAAGCATGTGCTGGCGGAGAAGCCCATGACCACCACGGTGGCCGATGGCGAGGCGCTGGCGGAGCTGGCCGAGGCGCGCGGCTGCGTGCTGATGACCGACCACACCTTCCTGTTCACGCCGTCGGTGCGCATGATCAAGTCGCTCTACGATGATGGCAAGCTCGGTCGCCTCTCCTATGTGGACTCCACCCGCATCAACCTGGGTCTGTTCAACATGGAAGCCAACGTGCTGTGGGATCTGGCGGTGCACGATCTGGCCATTCTCGACTTCATACTCAATGAAGAGCCGGTGCACATGACGGTGAGCAGCCACGCCCACCTGACCGAGGAGAGCCCCGACCTGGTGCATCTGACCACCTACTATCCCAGCGGGACCATGGCGCACTTCAATCTGAGCTGGCTATCGCCGGTGAAGCTGCGGCGCATGGTGTTCGGCGGCGACGAGCAGATGCTGATCTGGGACGATCTGAACAACGACGAGAAGATCAAAATCTACAACTCCGGCATCAAGCTGCGTGAGGAGTCCCAGCGTCACGTGGCTACCGCCGAGTATCGCATCGGCGACATCTCGGTGCCGCGCGTGCCCACCGGCGAGGCGCTGGCGGGGGTGGCGGCGCACTTTGCCGCCGTCATCGATGGCCGCGAGGAGTCCATCATGGATGGCCGCCGCGCGGTGCGCATCATCCGCATTCTCGAACGCGCCCAGGCGCTGCTGGATGAGAACCGGCGTCAGATCGCCGCCGCCAAGCAATAG